The following are encoded together in the Kribbella sp. CA-293567 genome:
- a CDS encoding RNA polymerase sigma factor has protein sequence MAESVPDDLLRELAPQVLGALVRRYGHFDTAEDAVQEALLAATRQWPGQGRPDDPRAWLIRVASRRLTDLLRNEQARQRRENTVAQWTLPEDRLVPPVDNSVPVADDTLILLFLCCHPSLSAASQIALTLRAVGGLTTAEIARAFLVPEATMTRRITRAKQRVRDAGARFSLPPDRAERLDAVLKVIYLIFNEGYASTAGPTLQRVELAAEAIRLARLVHALLPDDAEVAGLLALLLLTDARRPARSGPSGELIPMADQDRSLWLGAAIAEGVALVTDALPRGPVGPYQLQAAIAAVHDESPSWEETDWPQIVALYEVLLQLTDNPMVSLNHVVAMAMAHGPQQGLKLLADIEDDERLTRDHRLHAVRAHLLEQSGDATGARTAYELAATLTTSVPQQRYLNAKAAGTRTSPG, from the coding sequence ATGGCCGAGTCCGTCCCCGACGACCTGCTGCGCGAGCTCGCGCCGCAGGTCCTCGGGGCGCTCGTCCGCCGGTACGGGCATTTCGACACCGCGGAGGACGCCGTCCAGGAAGCGCTCCTGGCGGCGACCCGGCAGTGGCCGGGCCAAGGTCGACCTGACGATCCCCGGGCCTGGCTGATCAGGGTGGCCTCCCGCCGGCTGACCGACCTGCTCCGCAACGAGCAGGCGCGGCAGCGGCGTGAGAACACCGTGGCCCAGTGGACTCTGCCGGAAGACCGGCTGGTCCCGCCGGTCGACAACTCCGTACCAGTCGCCGACGACACCCTGATCCTGCTCTTCCTGTGTTGCCATCCTTCCCTCTCGGCGGCCTCACAGATCGCGCTGACCCTGCGAGCGGTAGGCGGCCTGACCACCGCCGAAATCGCCCGCGCCTTCCTCGTCCCCGAAGCGACGATGACCCGGCGAATCACCCGCGCCAAACAGCGCGTGAGGGACGCCGGGGCCCGCTTCTCCCTGCCACCCGACCGTGCCGAGCGCCTCGACGCGGTCCTCAAGGTCATCTACCTGATCTTCAACGAGGGCTACGCCAGCACCGCGGGGCCTACCCTGCAACGCGTCGAACTGGCCGCCGAGGCCATCCGCCTCGCGCGGTTGGTCCACGCGCTGCTGCCCGACGACGCCGAGGTGGCCGGTCTTCTCGCTCTCCTGCTGCTCACCGATGCCCGCCGCCCGGCCCGCTCCGGCCCCTCCGGAGAACTGATCCCGATGGCGGACCAGGACCGCTCACTCTGGCTCGGTGCGGCGATTGCCGAGGGGGTCGCCCTCGTCACCGATGCGCTCCCCCGCGGCCCGGTGGGTCCCTATCAGCTGCAAGCCGCCATCGCCGCCGTGCACGACGAGTCGCCGTCGTGGGAGGAGACCGACTGGCCTCAGATCGTCGCCCTGTACGAGGTACTTCTCCAGCTGACCGACAATCCGATGGTCTCGCTGAACCACGTGGTCGCAATGGCGATGGCACACGGGCCACAGCAGGGATTGAAGCTCCTCGCCGATATCGAGGACGACGAGCGTCTCACCAGGGATCACCGGCTGCACGCGGTCCGAGCGCACCTCCTGGAGCAATCCGGCGATGCGACCGGCGCGCGCACGGCGTACGAGCTGGCCGCGACCTTGACCACCAGCGTCCCGCAACAGCGCTACCTCAATGCGAAGGCCGCCGGCACCCGCACGTCACCAGGCTGA
- a CDS encoding YciI family protein, which produces MKYMILTYASQQDYDGMAGKDTGGPAWTGEDFAAMGAFMEKFNQDLAESGELVETRALAAPVLTRRLGSKEGAAVVTDGPYAETQEVLAGYWIVECDSFDRATEIAAQLANTPAPEHIRATAYADVRPIVEGQEELLG; this is translated from the coding sequence ATGAAGTACATGATCCTCACCTACGCGTCACAGCAGGACTACGACGGCATGGCCGGCAAGGACACCGGCGGGCCGGCCTGGACCGGCGAGGACTTCGCCGCGATGGGCGCCTTCATGGAGAAGTTCAACCAAGACCTCGCCGAGTCGGGCGAGCTGGTCGAGACCCGCGCGCTCGCCGCCCCGGTGCTGACCCGGCGACTCGGATCGAAGGAAGGCGCCGCGGTCGTCACCGACGGCCCGTACGCCGAGACCCAGGAGGTTCTCGCCGGGTACTGGATCGTCGAGTGCGACAGCTTCGACCGCGCGACCGAGATCGCCGCCCAACTGGCGAACACCCCCGCGCCGGAGCACATCCGGGCCACCGCGTACGCCGACGTCCGCCCGATCGTGGAAGGCCAAGAGGAACTGCTCGGCTGA
- a CDS encoding DUF3515 domain-containing protein, with product MPRRSHLSPAAAHGRRVRPRVALAVALLTISPAALGGCSPGPAKLAVPSPAPEVADACTRLIQALPAKVLDAERRETEPVSALTTAYGDPPIEVTCGVATPAGMAEAESQCFEVNGVGWFAEEVSNGTIFTTIGRRLFLEIAVPKKYTPEANALTDVSDAVKAHNTLISPCT from the coding sequence GTGCCCCGTCGTTCACATCTGAGCCCGGCGGCTGCCCACGGCCGGCGCGTCCGCCCACGAGTCGCGCTGGCCGTTGCTCTGCTCACGATCTCTCCGGCCGCTCTGGGCGGCTGTAGTCCCGGCCCGGCGAAGCTCGCCGTGCCGTCCCCCGCCCCCGAGGTCGCTGACGCCTGCACCCGGTTGATCCAGGCGTTGCCGGCCAAGGTCCTCGACGCCGAGCGCCGCGAGACCGAGCCGGTCAGCGCGCTGACCACGGCGTACGGCGATCCGCCGATCGAGGTGACCTGCGGGGTGGCCACTCCTGCCGGGATGGCGGAGGCCGAGTCGCAGTGCTTCGAGGTGAACGGGGTCGGCTGGTTCGCCGAGGAGGTCAGCAACGGCACGATCTTCACCACGATCGGCCGCCGGCTCTTCCTGGAGATCGCCGTTCCGAAGAAGTACACCCCGGAGGCGAACGCGCTGACGGACGTCTCCGACGCCGTGAAGGCGCACAACACGCTGATCTCCCCCTGCACCTGA
- a CDS encoding Lrp/AsnC family transcriptional regulator: MVVQAYILIQTEVGKAADVAAQIAEVQGVTLAEDVTGPYDVIVRAEARNVDELGKLVVARVQNVPGITRTLTCPVVHI, encoded by the coding sequence GTGGTGGTCCAGGCCTACATCCTGATCCAGACCGAGGTCGGCAAGGCTGCCGACGTCGCAGCACAGATCGCCGAGGTCCAGGGCGTCACCCTGGCCGAGGACGTCACCGGTCCGTACGACGTGATCGTGCGCGCCGAGGCCCGCAACGTCGACGAACTGGGCAAACTGGTCGTGGCGAGGGTGCAGAACGTGCCCGGCATCACCCGCACGCTGACGTGCCCCGTCGTTCACATCTGA
- a CDS encoding thiamine-phosphate kinase, protein MTETLGSTGEFGLIEAVTKSFPQGEDVLVGPGDDAAVVTVPDGRMVITTDLLVEGRHFRQDWSSAYDVGRKAAAQNLADIAAMGARPTSIVVGFGGPAELPTAWALELNQGLADECELLGVSIVGGDTVQSDKIIVSVTAFGSLDGRAPVLRSGARPGDEVAVAGRLGWAEAGFTVLNRGFRSPRSVVEAHRRPQPPYAEGVRAAIAGASSMCDVSDGLISDLTHIAVASEVLIDIRSAALSIPEPLQAVASATGADALAFVLSGGEDHALVGTFEPADVPEGWTVVGTVAVGNEERPPGTVTVDGELYTGGTGHAHFRN, encoded by the coding sequence GTGACAGAGACGTTGGGAAGCACCGGTGAGTTCGGCTTGATCGAAGCCGTCACCAAGAGCTTTCCGCAGGGTGAGGACGTCCTGGTCGGTCCGGGCGACGACGCGGCCGTGGTGACGGTGCCGGACGGCCGGATGGTGATCACGACCGATCTGCTGGTGGAGGGCCGCCACTTCCGCCAGGACTGGTCCTCGGCGTACGACGTGGGCCGCAAGGCCGCCGCCCAGAACCTGGCCGACATCGCGGCGATGGGCGCCCGGCCGACCTCGATCGTGGTCGGCTTCGGTGGACCGGCCGAGCTGCCGACCGCCTGGGCGCTCGAGCTGAACCAGGGGCTCGCCGACGAGTGCGAGCTGCTCGGCGTCAGCATCGTCGGCGGCGACACCGTGCAGTCGGACAAGATCATCGTCTCCGTCACCGCCTTCGGCTCGCTCGACGGTCGTGCCCCCGTACTGCGCTCCGGCGCGCGCCCCGGCGACGAGGTGGCCGTGGCCGGCCGCCTGGGCTGGGCCGAGGCAGGGTTCACCGTGCTCAACCGGGGCTTCCGCTCACCGCGGTCGGTCGTCGAGGCGCACCGCCGCCCGCAGCCGCCGTACGCCGAGGGCGTGCGCGCCGCGATCGCGGGCGCCTCGTCGATGTGCGACGTGAGCGACGGGCTGATCTCCGACCTGACCCACATCGCGGTCGCCAGCGAGGTGCTGATCGACATCCGCTCGGCCGCGCTGTCGATTCCCGAACCGCTGCAGGCGGTCGCCTCGGCCACCGGCGCGGACGCTCTCGCCTTCGTGCTGAGCGGCGGCGAGGACCACGCGCTGGTCGGTACCTTCGAACCGGCCGACGTGCCGGAGGGCTGGACCGTCGTCGGCACCGTTGCCGTGGGCAACGAAGAGCGGCCGCCCGGCACGGTGACGGTCGACGGTGAGCTCTACACCGGCGGCACCGGGCACGCGCACTTCCGGAACTGA
- the thiD gene encoding bifunctional hydroxymethylpyrimidine kinase/phosphomethylpyrimidine kinase — protein sequence MNAAPPRVLTVAGSDSGGGAGIQADLKAMLANGVHGMSVITAITAQNSLGVQGAWELPPEQVLAQFRSVVDDIGVDAVKTGMLASVAMVRVVAGLLRTLPAGVPVVVDPVSVSKHGDALLAEDAMVAVREEIVPLATVLTPNLTELGPVAGMELRSAEDRELAAKVLLDAGASWVLVKGGHDAGSLAVDVLHGDGVRLEFSAPRADNRHTHGTGCTLASTIASYLARGYDVPAAVGAAKEYISGAVGSGFALGGGIGPVDHAWKFRHRSE from the coding sequence ATGAACGCCGCACCGCCCAGGGTGCTCACCGTCGCCGGGTCCGACTCCGGCGGCGGCGCCGGGATCCAGGCCGACCTCAAGGCGATGCTGGCCAACGGGGTGCACGGGATGAGCGTGATCACCGCGATCACCGCGCAGAACAGTCTGGGCGTGCAGGGAGCCTGGGAGCTGCCGCCCGAGCAGGTGTTGGCGCAGTTCCGCAGCGTGGTGGACGACATCGGCGTCGACGCGGTGAAGACCGGGATGCTGGCGTCCGTCGCGATGGTGCGGGTGGTGGCCGGGCTGCTGCGGACGTTGCCGGCCGGCGTACCGGTGGTGGTCGATCCCGTGTCGGTGTCGAAGCACGGTGACGCGCTGCTGGCCGAGGATGCGATGGTGGCGGTGCGGGAGGAGATCGTGCCGCTGGCGACCGTGCTGACGCCGAACCTGACCGAGCTGGGGCCTGTTGCCGGCATGGAGTTGCGCAGTGCCGAGGATCGGGAGCTGGCGGCGAAGGTGCTGCTCGACGCGGGTGCCTCCTGGGTGCTGGTGAAGGGCGGGCACGACGCCGGCTCGCTGGCGGTCGATGTGCTGCACGGGGACGGGGTCCGGCTCGAGTTCAGTGCGCCGCGCGCCGACAACCGGCATACGCACGGGACCGGGTGCACACTGGCGAGCACGATCGCGTCGTACCTTGCTCGCGGGTACGACGTACCGGCTGCCGTCGGCGCCGCGAAGGAGTACATCAGCGGGGCGGTGGGCAGTGGATTCGCGCTCGGTGGTGGGATCGGGCCGGTGGACCACGCGTGGAAGTTCCGACACAGGAGTGAGTGA
- a CDS encoding DinB family protein, with translation MNKSRPPVDGLCDECGFNYDTGDLQGTVTTLVRQSAECSMALTKAAAGPDSSVVRIRPEPDVWSAIEYACHVRDVLETQRSRIAQCLAEDRPVYAPMDRTGRVKQAKYEDQNPLEVAAAVMRFAREFGAAARVLTPPQLGKLGLYNYPVVAPRSLGWVIRHTAHEIQHHRMDIIRILAVLEPPIVPAPKLVVEEAADAVELTEETAVVEEDPAAGQRD, from the coding sequence GTGAACAAGAGCCGCCCCCCGGTGGACGGGCTGTGCGACGAGTGCGGCTTCAACTACGACACCGGTGACCTGCAGGGCACGGTGACGACGCTGGTCCGGCAGTCCGCCGAGTGCAGCATGGCGCTGACGAAGGCTGCCGCGGGACCCGACTCGAGCGTCGTACGGATCCGGCCGGAGCCTGACGTGTGGTCGGCGATCGAGTACGCGTGCCATGTGCGGGACGTGCTGGAGACGCAGCGTTCCCGGATCGCGCAGTGCCTGGCCGAGGACCGCCCGGTGTACGCGCCGATGGACCGGACCGGGCGGGTGAAGCAGGCGAAGTACGAGGATCAGAACCCGTTGGAGGTCGCGGCGGCGGTGATGCGGTTCGCCCGCGAGTTCGGTGCGGCGGCGCGGGTGCTGACGCCGCCGCAGCTGGGCAAGCTCGGCCTCTACAACTATCCGGTGGTGGCGCCGCGATCGCTGGGGTGGGTGATCCGGCATACGGCGCACGAGATCCAGCACCATCGGATGGACATCATCAGGATCCTTGCTGTGCTGGAGCCGCCGATCGTCCCTGCGCCGAAGCTGGTGGTCGAGGAGGCGGCCGACGCAGTGGAGTTGACCGAGGAGACTGCTGTGGTGGAAGAGGATCCTGCTGCTGGGCAGAGGGACTGA
- a CDS encoding alpha/beta hydrolase, whose amino-acid sequence MTSSRPDFDPELHSLLTQMPLNSQLTPDLLATLRQYPSTPPETFYGRRTVERQDVTVPAQDGAQLPLSIFSPVGAEAAPCIYWMHGGGMVMGDRLSQIDIPLEWLEEFGAVVVSVDYRLAPEVSGSTLVDDCYAGLLWIAEHADELGIDRDRIIIAGASAGGGLAAGITLMARDRRSVAIAAQILICPMLDHRGVTASSHQYSGDPGIWTREMNEFGWSSVLAGSTSPSSYLSPALAEDLSGLPVTYIDAGTAEVFRDEDVSYASRIWAAGGQADLHVWSGGFHGFDAVFPQAALSREARHTRTSWLSRTLIRLTPSRTDHPEPAYASR is encoded by the coding sequence ATGACTTCGTCACGCCCTGACTTCGACCCCGAACTGCACTCGCTGCTCACCCAGATGCCGCTCAACTCGCAGCTCACCCCGGACCTGCTCGCAACGCTGCGCCAGTACCCGTCGACACCACCCGAGACGTTCTACGGACGTCGTACCGTCGAACGGCAGGACGTCACCGTCCCCGCCCAGGACGGCGCGCAGCTCCCGCTGTCGATCTTCAGCCCGGTCGGCGCCGAGGCAGCGCCCTGCATCTACTGGATGCACGGCGGCGGAATGGTGATGGGCGATCGCCTGTCGCAGATCGACATCCCGCTGGAGTGGCTCGAGGAGTTCGGCGCCGTGGTCGTCTCGGTGGACTACCGGCTGGCGCCCGAGGTCAGCGGCAGCACGCTGGTCGACGACTGCTATGCCGGGCTGCTCTGGATCGCCGAGCATGCCGACGAGCTCGGTATCGACCGCGACCGCATCATCATCGCCGGCGCCAGTGCCGGCGGCGGGCTCGCGGCGGGAATCACCCTGATGGCCCGCGACCGCCGCAGCGTCGCGATCGCGGCCCAGATCCTGATCTGCCCGATGCTCGACCACCGCGGCGTCACCGCCTCGAGCCACCAGTACTCCGGCGACCCCGGCATCTGGACCCGCGAGATGAACGAGTTCGGCTGGAGCTCCGTGCTCGCCGGCAGCACCAGCCCGTCCAGCTACCTATCTCCCGCCCTCGCCGAGGATCTGTCGGGCCTACCGGTCACCTACATCGACGCTGGCACCGCGGAGGTCTTCCGCGACGAAGATGTCAGCTACGCCAGCCGAATCTGGGCCGCGGGCGGCCAGGCCGACCTGCACGTGTGGTCCGGCGGGTTCCACGGCTTCGACGCCGTCTTCCCCCAAGCCGCCCTGTCTCGCGAAGCGCGCCACACCCGTACCTCGTGGCTGTCCCGCACCCTCATCCGACTGACGCCGAGCCGCACAGATCACCCGGAGCCGGCCTACGCCAGCCGGTAG
- a CDS encoding putative quinol monooxygenase → MRITHGFHATMTALPGKADEALAALLDAPSLPNDDCVVFLVGRSASDPAVLHVTEGWVSEEAHGRFFASDEAKAFTARLQLLLTADSQYSDEVPVGGKPSF, encoded by the coding sequence ATGAGGATCACCCACGGATTCCACGCCACCATGACCGCCCTTCCCGGTAAGGCGGACGAGGCGCTCGCCGCTCTGCTCGACGCCCCCTCGTTGCCGAACGACGACTGTGTCGTCTTCCTGGTCGGGCGTTCGGCCAGTGACCCCGCCGTCCTGCACGTCACCGAGGGCTGGGTCAGCGAAGAGGCCCACGGCCGGTTCTTCGCCTCCGACGAGGCGAAGGCGTTCACCGCTCGGCTGCAACTGCTGCTGACCGCCGACTCGCAGTACTCCGACGAAGTGCCCGTCGGCGGCAAGCCCTCCTTCTGA
- a CDS encoding ROK family transcriptional regulator, whose product MTARRGQWQTAADVLGQVAREPGVTRAAVARQLGLSTSSATEVTARLRDLELLTETPAPSQGRGRPTTVLRPHPRGPVVLVMELRQAEWRSAVVPVDGVLVDQASRRHRSRRPEVVLAALRAGVASAKAQYGDRLLAVSLAVAGTVRGDHLMQAPVLGWSTVDLNPVVAGTGLPLLVGNDATLSGVAEARMGAAAGAGTALHLIVEVGVGGTLIIDGSPASGATGAGGEYGHIPFGDRSRRCPCGARGCWDLEIDGRALARQLSEPEPDDPYSYAEAVLQRLNEKPVAAAVNKVAAALATGVAGLVNAHDPEVVTLGGLAISLRAAAPEAFATAYSEGLMTFRRAAPPAVLDSTHQKTGVLRGAAALGLDHITTATSLAHWSERTIL is encoded by the coding sequence ATGACGGCAAGACGTGGCCAGTGGCAGACCGCCGCCGACGTACTCGGCCAGGTGGCTCGCGAGCCTGGCGTCACTCGCGCCGCGGTCGCCCGCCAGTTGGGTCTGAGCACTAGTTCAGCCACCGAGGTCACTGCACGGCTGCGCGACCTGGAGTTGCTCACCGAGACGCCCGCGCCCAGTCAGGGCCGCGGCAGGCCGACCACCGTACTGCGCCCGCATCCGCGGGGGCCGGTGGTTCTCGTGATGGAGCTGCGGCAAGCAGAGTGGCGAAGCGCGGTTGTGCCGGTGGACGGCGTACTGGTTGATCAGGCGTCCAGGCGCCACCGGAGCCGGCGGCCGGAAGTGGTGCTGGCGGCGCTCAGGGCGGGCGTGGCTAGCGCCAAGGCGCAGTACGGGGATCGCCTGTTGGCTGTCAGCCTTGCTGTGGCGGGCACGGTCAGGGGAGATCACCTGATGCAAGCTCCGGTGTTGGGGTGGAGCACTGTCGATCTGAATCCGGTGGTGGCGGGCACCGGACTGCCGCTGCTGGTGGGGAACGACGCGACGCTCAGCGGGGTGGCCGAAGCACGCATGGGCGCCGCCGCTGGAGCGGGGACTGCTCTGCACCTCATTGTCGAGGTGGGAGTCGGCGGGACTCTCATTATCGACGGGAGCCCAGCCAGCGGCGCTACTGGCGCCGGCGGCGAGTACGGGCATATCCCCTTCGGCGACCGCAGCCGCCGCTGCCCCTGCGGCGCCCGTGGCTGCTGGGACCTTGAGATCGATGGCCGGGCGCTCGCGCGGCAGTTGTCCGAGCCGGAGCCCGACGACCCGTACAGCTACGCCGAGGCTGTGCTGCAGCGGCTCAACGAGAAGCCGGTGGCTGCAGCTGTCAACAAGGTGGCCGCGGCACTGGCCACCGGAGTTGCAGGTCTGGTCAACGCCCACGACCCGGAGGTGGTGACTTTGGGCGGTTTGGCGATCTCACTGCGGGCCGCGGCGCCGGAAGCGTTCGCCACCGCCTACTCGGAAGGCCTGATGACGTTCCGTCGCGCAGCGCCGCCCGCAGTGCTCGACTCGACCCACCAGAAGACCGGCGTACTGCGCGGCGCCGCGGCCCTCGGCCTCGACCACATCACCACCGCGACCTCCCTGGCCCACTGGTCAGAGCGAACGATCCTCTAG